The following is a genomic window from Geobacillus subterraneus.
GGTTTTGGTAGAAGCATGGAAACATTATACAAAGAAAGCGTTCCCTTTATCAATGGTTATTCAGCTGTTTCGCCAGCATTTGTTCAGAGCGGAACAGCTTTTTCATTTTCAAAAAGAAAACCGCTAGACGAACAGGATGGAATTTTGTAATATTATATTAAATTGAAAATAGTTTTATTATTTATGTAATTGCTAGAGGGGATGTGGGAGCAGAGGACAAAAGGAATGGGGAGAAAGAAGGGTCGGTTTCCAATCCGGCTGCTCCTTCACGACCACAAGTGCGCATGCAGAGGGTTTTTCGCCGATACCGTTAAACTGCGCACTCCGATGACAGAACATTATGAACAATGGGGGGAAAACGAGTGAAAAAGAAAAAAGTAGCAGGTGTCTTTTTCTCGCTCATGCTGACAGCGGGCCTTATGGCCGGCTGCGGCGGCAACCAACAAGGCGGCTCCTCGGGCGGCGGTGGAGGGGGCGGCGATGTCATTAAAATCGGCGCCAACCTTGAGCTCTCCGGCGGGGTCGCTTCGTATGGACAGTCGATCGCCGAAGGAGTAGAGCTGGCGTTTGAGGAAATCAACAAAGAAGGAATCAACGGCAAAAAGTTGGAGCTTGTCAAAGTAGACAACAAATCGGAAGCGGCCGAAGCGACAAACGGCGCCATCAAGCTGATCAGTCAAGATAAAGTCGCTGCCATTATCGGGTCGGCGACGAGCACGAACACGCTCGCTCAAGTGCAAATTGCCAATGACAATAAAGTTCCGATTATTACACCGTCTGGGACGAGCGAAACGGTGACCGTCAAAGATGGCAAAGTGAACGAGTTCGTCTTCCGGACGTGCTTTATCGACCCGTTCCAAGGAACGGTGGCGGCAAAATTCGCATTGGATGACTTGAAAGTGAAAAGTGCGGCGATTTTGATCGACAGCGCGAGCGATTACTCGAAAGGGCTGGCGGCGTCATTTAAAGAAACATTTACAGCCGGCGGCGGCCAAATTGTTGCCGAAGAAGCGTATGTGGCGAAAGACACCGACTTCCGCGCCACGCTGACGAGCATTAAATCGGCCAATCCGGAATTTTTATTCTTGCCGGGCTACTATGAAGAAGTCGGTTTGATCGTCAAACAAGCGCGCGAGCTTGGGTTGAACGTCCCGATCATGGGCGGCGACGGCTGGGATTCGCCAAAACTGATTGAGCTTGCCGGCAAAGACGCGTTGAACAATACGTACATTACGAACCATTATTCGTCGGGCGACCCGGACCCGAAAATTCAAGAATTTGTCAAAGCGTTCCAAGCGAAATACAATAAAGCGCCGGACGCCTTTAACGCCCTTGGCTACGATACGGTATACTTCTTGGCGGATGCCATCAAACGGGCTGGCAGCGCCGATCCGGTGAAAATTAAAGACGCGCTGGCGCAAACGAAAGATTTGCAGCTTGTCACGGGAACATTTACGGTCGATCAAAACCACAATCCTGTCAAATCGGCCATTATTTTGGAATACAAAGACGGGCAGCAGCAATTTAAAACAAAAGTGAATCCGTAATAAAAGGCTGGATGGATGCGTGGACAGGGGAGGCCCCTAAGGGGCGCCCTCCCATCCGGCATTTCTTTTGGCCAACGACGAGTTTTCGTTAAGGAGCGTGCAATCATGGAACTCATTCAACAGCTGGTCAACGGCATTTCGCTAGGCAGCATTTATGCGCTCATCGCGCTTGGCTATACGATGGTGTATGGCATCGTCCGGCTCATTAACTTCGCCCATGGCGACGTCTTTATGATTGGTTCATTCGTCGGTTTTTACGCTGTGACGATGCTCGGCGTCGGTTTTTTCCCAGCGCTGTTGTTGGCGATGGCCGCCTGCGCCGTGCTCGGGGTAGTCATTGAGCGGATTGCGTACAAGCCGCTGCGCAACGCGACGCGCATTGCTGTGCTCATTACGGCCATCGGTGTCTCGCTTTTGATCGAGTACGTGATGATTTATTTGCGCGGGGCACAGCCGGAAGCGTATCCGGGTACGCTGCTTCCAAAGCAGAATTTGGAGCTGTTTGGCGTCGTCATTAGCAGCCAGTCGCTATTCATCCTCGGCACGTCCCTCGTCTTAATGATCCTTCTTCAATTCATCGTTCACCGAACGAAAATCGGGAAAGCGATGCGCGCCGTCTCGCATGATGCGGAAGCGGCTCGATTGATGGGGATTAACGTCGACAATACGATTTCGGCCACGTTTGCCATCGGCTCGGCGCTCGCCGGGGCAGCCGGCGTCATTTTTGGCATTTATTATACGAAGATCGACCCGCTGATGGGCATTCTCCCAGGCTTGAAGGCGTTTGTCGCCGCCGTGTTGGGAG
Proteins encoded in this region:
- a CDS encoding ABC transporter substrate-binding protein, which gives rise to MKKKKVAGVFFSLMLTAGLMAGCGGNQQGGSSGGGGGGGDVIKIGANLELSGGVASYGQSIAEGVELAFEEINKEGINGKKLELVKVDNKSEAAEATNGAIKLISQDKVAAIIGSATSTNTLAQVQIANDNKVPIITPSGTSETVTVKDGKVNEFVFRTCFIDPFQGTVAAKFALDDLKVKSAAILIDSASDYSKGLAASFKETFTAGGGQIVAEEAYVAKDTDFRATLTSIKSANPEFLFLPGYYEEVGLIVKQARELGLNVPIMGGDGWDSPKLIELAGKDALNNTYITNHYSSGDPDPKIQEFVKAFQAKYNKAPDAFNALGYDTVYFLADAIKRAGSADPVKIKDALAQTKDLQLVTGTFTVDQNHNPVKSAIILEYKDGQQQFKTKVNP
- a CDS encoding branched-chain amino acid ABC transporter permease, giving the protein MELIQQLVNGISLGSIYALIALGYTMVYGIVRLINFAHGDVFMIGSFVGFYAVTMLGVGFFPALLLAMAACAVLGVVIERIAYKPLRNATRIAVLITAIGVSLLIEYVMIYLRGAQPEAYPGTLLPKQNLELFGVVISSQSLFILGTSLVLMILLQFIVHRTKIGKAMRAVSHDAEAARLMGINVDNTISATFAIGSALAGAAGVIFGIYYTKIDPLMGILPGLKAFVAAVLGGIGIIPGAMVGGLLLGVIESLVSGLGYSLWRDGVAFIILILILIFRPAGLFGKNVREKV